Proteins encoded by one window of Geobacter sp. DSM 9736:
- a CDS encoding helix-turn-helix transcriptional regulator, whose translation MEKKLKEMSLVFKTLGHPVRLRIAAGLANNKCACVKEIWECLGMPQAIVSQHLKVMKQNGVLVARREGAKVCYSLRTDLITQMVKMLEINPHP comes from the coding sequence ATGGAGAAAAAACTGAAGGAAATGTCGCTGGTCTTCAAGACGCTGGGACACCCGGTGCGGCTGCGTATTGCCGCCGGTCTCGCCAACAACAAATGCGCATGCGTGAAAGAGATATGGGAGTGTCTCGGGATGCCCCAGGCGATCGTTTCCCAGCACCTCAAGGTGATGAAGCAGAACGGCGTGCTGGTGGCCAGGCGCGAGGGAGCTAAAGTCTGCTACTCCCTACGTACCGATCTCATCACTCAGATGGTTAAGATGCTCGAAATCAACCCCCACCCCTGA
- a CDS encoding rhodanese-like domain-containing protein, with protein MKNCIISFSVILLVFAATAALAAAYRNITSGQARQLAAKRPDVVLLDVRTPEEYRQARIAGAKLIPVGSIERRYTELPKNVPILVYCAVGSRSVPVSGFLASRGYGEVYNMSDGIVGWFRNGFPVER; from the coding sequence GTGAAAAACTGCATTATATCGTTTTCAGTGATCTTATTAGTATTTGCTGCAACTGCGGCGCTTGCTGCAGCGTATCGTAACATTACTTCGGGTCAGGCAAGGCAGTTGGCGGCAAAGCGCCCGGACGTCGTGCTCCTTGACGTGAGGACACCAGAGGAATACCGCCAGGCTCGAATAGCCGGAGCGAAGCTGATTCCCGTAGGCAGCATTGAGCGGCGCTATACCGAATTGCCGAAAAACGTTCCGATACTGGTTTATTGTGCCGTCGGTTCTCGTTCAGTTCCCGTATCGGGTTTTCTCGCAAGCAGAGGGTATGGTGAAGTTTACAACATGAGCGACGGGATCGTCGGCTGGTTTCGAAACGGTTTCCCGGTGGAAAGGTAA